Genomic DNA from Verrucomicrobiia bacterium:
CGCGCATCCTTGCCGCCCGGACGAACCTTTAAGCACGAGAGGCACTCAGATTCTTTCAACCCGCTCGGCTTCGTTTGAGGTTCCTTCCACCGGGCTGGAAGCCCGGCTCCACGGCAGGCAAGGATGCCTGACGCCACGGGCCCCAACCGAACGCCCTTGATCCCGCAATGCGCGGCGATAGCATCACGCAGTGATCGAACTGGTTCGAAACCTTGAAACCACAATCCAATCGCGCCGCCTGCTAAACGATGGCCAGCGCGTGCTGGTCGCGGTTTCGGGTGGTGTCGATTCCATGGTGCTTCTGCATCTCCTGCACTCCCTCTCCGTCAGTCATCGCTGGACTCTATCAGTCGCGCATTTCAATCATCAGTTGCGCGGCCGCAGCGGCAATGCGGATGAACGCTTCGTTCGCGAGGCGGCGCTCAGGCTGAAGCTGAAGTGCTTTTCTGAAGGTGCGAATGTGAAGGCTTGCGCGGCGAAGGAAAAGATCTCCGTGGAAATGGCCGCTCGCAAATTGCGTCACGAATTCCTCGCCCGCACTGCGCGAGAGCAACGCATCCCGACTGTTGCGCTTGCGCATCATGCAGACGATCAGGTGGAACTTTTTCTTCTTCGGCTCTTGCGCGGCAGCGGAGAGGAAGGCCTTGCTGGCATGCGTTGGAAGCGTTCGTCGCCGGCTCATCCCCGGGTCACTCTAATCCGCCCGCTCCTCGATTGTCCGAAAACCGCGCTGCTCGCGTACGCGAAGGAGCAGGGAATCTGGTTTCGAGAGGATGCCAGCAACGATTCGCTCGAGATCCAAAGGAACCGGATCCGCCATGAACTTGTGCCCTTGCTGCAATCGAAGTATCAACCCGCGCTCTTGCGGGTTGTTGCCCGTGTGGGTGAGCTTTCGGGTGCGAACGCCGAATTCGTTGCGCAGGCTGCGCGAAATTGGCGCGATGATCCAAAATCGCCATTTGCGGAACTTCACGTCGCGCTTCAGCGATCCTGTTTGCAACAGCAGTTGGTGGAACTTGGAATTCCGCCGCACTTTGAATTAATCGAGGCATTGCGCCTTAGGCCCGGAAAGCGCATTTCGTTCGGCCCGCGCGAATTCCTGAGTTGCGGACGGGACGGGCGAATTAAAAAGGAAAGCGTCACGCGCTTTCAGACCAGAGCCCCAGCCGTGGAGGTCGCACTGAGCGGACGTGCAGGCAAACTGAACTTCAACGGCCTTGAAATCACGTGGAAGCTGACAAAACCCACGAACAATTCGCTGCCTGGGCGTCGTCCTCGGCTTGAAGTGTTTGATGCGGACCGCGTCGGACCCGCGGTTCTTTTGCGACACTGGCAAGCCGGAGATCGATATCAACCGATTGGAATGCCGGGTTCCGTGAAGTTGCAGGACCTGTTTACGAACGCCCGAATCCCACGCGACGAGCGGCAGCGACTCGCGGTCGCGTGTACTGGCTCGGGGGAGGTCTTTTGGGTCGAAAAGCTGCGTATTTCGGAGCAGTTCAAGATCACGCCATCCACAACTCGTCGCTTGCTTTGGCAGTGGAAGCCCCGTTAAATCCCCCCGGTTGCGGGTAAATCCCCATCGTGTTAACTTGCGGCCAACCAAATCTCATGGCTGAAGACAATAAAATGAATGATGACGACAAAAACTCCCGAAAGGGTGGGGAGTTTCGTGTTCCGCCGCGCACGTGGGTCGTCTGGATCGCAATCATCGGCAGCATCATCATGCTCGTGATGATGCGCGGCAAAATGGACCCGCCAGGGACCCTGCTTTCGCAGCCGGAGTTCATGGCAAAAGTGGAC
This window encodes:
- the tilS gene encoding tRNA lysidine(34) synthetase TilS; the protein is MIELVRNLETTIQSRRLLNDGQRVLVAVSGGVDSMVLLHLLHSLSVSHRWTLSVAHFNHQLRGRSGNADERFVREAALRLKLKCFSEGANVKACAAKEKISVEMAARKLRHEFLARTAREQRIPTVALAHHADDQVELFLLRLLRGSGEEGLAGMRWKRSSPAHPRVTLIRPLLDCPKTALLAYAKEQGIWFREDASNDSLEIQRNRIRHELVPLLQSKYQPALLRVVARVGELSGANAEFVAQAARNWRDDPKSPFAELHVALQRSCLQQQLVELGIPPHFELIEALRLRPGKRISFGPREFLSCGRDGRIKKESVTRFQTRAPAVEVALSGRAGKLNFNGLEITWKLTKPTNNSLPGRRPRLEVFDADRVGPAVLLRHWQAGDRYQPIGMPGSVKLQDLFTNARIPRDERQRLAVACTGSGEVFWVEKLRISEQFKITPSTTRRLLWQWKPR